GTGCCCGATTTTCCATTAGAAAAAAGGCGCGGTCCGACCTTAAAACTGGTCTGGCTCAAAGATGAAAAAGGCCAACCGGTGGACCATGTGATGATAACCCTTTACCCCAAACCCCGCTCCTACACCGGCGAAGACCTTGCGGAAATCTCCTGCCATGGCAGCCCCTTGATTATTGACCTGATTACCAGCCTTTGCCAGCGTTATGGCTGTCGTATTGCCGAACCCGGTGAGTTTACCCGTAGGGCGGTGCTCAACGGCAAACTCACCCTTTCTCAGGCTGAGGCGCTGGGCGCGCTCGTCTATGCCCAGACCCTGCCCGCGCACCGTTCTCTTATCGCCGCATATCAGGGCGCGACCAGCCGGCTGGTCAACGAACTCGGAGAAAAGATACGCGAACTCTACACCCTAACCGAATACCTCCTCGGTTTTGATGAAGAAGAAAAGACCGACGAAACCGGGCTCAATAAAAAATCCAAAGAAATCATCGCGCAACTTAACCAGGCAATCTCTCAGGCAGAACGCAACCGCTTTTTACTGGAACCGGCGCGGGTAACAATCATTGGCCGTCCCAATGTCGGCAAATCCAGTCTGTTTAACCGCCTTCTGGGTGAAGAACGGGCAATCATCAGCCCATTCCCGGGCACGACCCGTGACTATCTTGACGCCACAACCACCATCAACGGTATTTTGGTCCGGCTTATTGACACTTGCGGCTTTGACCCGAAAACCCGAAACCCATTAACCCGACTCGGCACCCGCAAAACCGAAGTCGCCCTTAAAAACAGCGACCTCCTCCTTGTCGTATTTGACGGCTCTCAGCCGGCACAACCTCAGGACCGGTCAATTCTTGCCTTGACCGAAAATTTCCCTAAAATTTATATTATCAACAAGAGTGACCTCAACCGTCATCTTGATAACCATTTCCTGCCCGCTCCCGCAATTACCCTATCCTGCAAAACCGGCACCGGCATCAACCGATTGCGCAGGGCGCTCGTCCGCCATCTTTCCGCCTCTCCTATCCGCACAACCTGTCCGGTCATCACCCGGCGTCAAATTGAGGCGCTTATTACCTGCCGGGACCGGCTTTGCGCCAGCCTTTTGAGTTCCAACCTCGAAACCCGTAGCGTTGAAATCGGTTTTGCGCTTGACGCCTTGAACCAGATTGACCGACCGCTCACCAGCGAAGAACTCCTGAACCGAATTTTTGAAAACTTCTGTGTTGGCAAATGATGGAAAAGATTCTTCTCTGGCTTGACCACACCCCGGCGGCACGCGCTGCCGCCACCTGGACGATAAACCTTGCCCAGCGCCTATCGGCTCGGGTCTATGCCCTCTATGTCCTGCCCCCGGAAGGAAAACCGGCAACTCCCCGAACCCGGGCACAGAAAACAGACACCAAAAAAGAGGAAGAAGCCTGGGAACTCCTCTATGAGGTTGAGGACGAGGCGTTTGCCCAGGATGTCCGGATATCGTTGCTCTTTGAACCGGGCGAACCGCTTGAGCGATTTCGTGAAATCCTCGCCAGTTACAACCCGGACCTGGTCGTGGTCGGCGCCGATGGTCCGTTTTCTCCCGTTGAAATCATCAAACAGTCACCCCAGCCAGTAGTGTTTGTAAAAAAAATCCCCGCCCTTGCGGGAAATAGTAAGGAGGATTGATGCTGAAAAAGGTTTCAGAACTTCTTCCCCGTTCGGCTATTATTCTCGAACTAAACGCCAAAGAAAAAGAGGCGGCAATTAAAGAACTCGCCGCCCCGCTTGTGCAAGCCGGGTTTGTCACCGATGAGGCGCAATTTGTCAGCGCCATCCTGCGCCGGGAAAACTTAGAGAGTACCGGCATCGGCTTTGGTGTTGCCATTCCCCATGCCCGCACCAACGCCGCGGTCAGCACCGTCCTTGCCTTTGGCCGTTCCAGCACCGGTGTTGACTTTTCCAGCCTGGACGGTAAGCCTTCCCATCTCATCTTTCTCATCGCCTCACCAGAGACGATGAAACGGGAATACATCTGGACCCTTGCCAAACTGTCCAGTTTGTTGCGCCGCGACGAGGTACGGAACGGGCTCACCAAAGCCCAAACCGTGGATGAGGTTTATTCAATAATCGAGCGTTACGAACGGTATTAAACCCGCCGCTGCGATGGAAATTACCTACACGCTCTTCCGCGCCCGCCAACTTTTGATAGAAAAGTTCAATCAACTGGGCTACACCATCGCGCCGGACGAAATCCGCGCCCCGGTCCCGGGTGTCCAAGCCGACCTCGCCATCCCGGTTTTCCGGCTGGCAAAAACCCTCGGCAAAAACCCGAACGAACTGGCAACCGCAATCAGCCCGCGCCTTGACCTCAGCGCCACGCTGTTTGCCTCGGCAAAACCGCTCAATGGCTACATCAACTTAAAATTTCATCCCGAGCGGTTCGCCTGTGCCGTTTTTGCCGACTACTGTGCCGCACCGGATAAGTACGGCAGTTTTACCCTGGGCAAAGGCAAAACCGTCGTAATCGACTACTCCTCACCCAACATCGCCAAACCGTTCTCGGTGGGCCATCTCCGCTCCACCGTTATCGGTCAGGCGTTAAAAAACATCCTCTCCTATCTCGGCTATCAGGTTATTGGTGACAACCACCTTGGTGACTGGGGAACCCAGTTTGGCAAACTCCTTGCCGCCTACGGACTGTGGGGAAACGAAACCCAGCTAAACCAGAACCCGACCCTGCACCTCCTTGACCTCTATGTCCAGTTCCACCAGAAGGCAAAACAGGACCCGGCACTTGAAATCAAGGCAAGGGATTGGTTCCGCCGGCTGGAACAGGGCGACCCGGAAGCACGTAACCGCTGGCAGCAGTTTGTCCTTCTCAGCCTCAAGGAGTTTGAAAAAATCTATCAGCTCCTCGGCATCACCTTTGATGTCACCCTGGGCGAAAGTTTTTACGCCCCTTTTCTGCAGGATGTGATTGACCGGGCATTGCAAATGGGTGTTGCCCGGAAACAGACGCCGCCCCGGGACGAAAAAAATATCGATGACGAGGTCAACCCGGAAGAACCGGTTGTCCTTATTCCCCTTGACCAGATGGGCATTACGGTCCCTCTTATCCTCCAGAAGTCGGACGGCACCAGCCTGTACGCGACCCGGGAAATTGCGACCGTTGAGTACCGTATCAAAACCTGGCACCCGGAAAAAATCCTCTATGTCGTCGGCAACGAACAGGAACTTTACTTCAAACAGTTCAACGCCGCCCTCAAACTCTTAGGCATCACCACCCCCTGCATCCACATCGGCTTTGGCTTAATTCGCCTGCCCCAGGGCAAACTTTCCACCCGGGAAGGTCGGGTCATCCTTCTTGAAGATGTCATTAAAGAGGCGATAGAGCGGGCAAAAAAGGTTGTGATGAGCCGGGACCTGCCCGAAAACGAAAAAGCGGATATCGCCCGCAAGGTGGGCATCGGCGCGATAAAGTACGCCGACCTCTCCCAGAACCGGCGCAAAGATGTGGTGTTTGACTGGGACCGGATGCTCTCCCTTGATGGTGACTCAGCGCCCTACCTCCAGTACGCCTACACCCGCACCCGCTCGATTCTGCGCAAAGCCTCCCCAACCAACCTATCAAGCGCCAACCCCAGCCTGCTCATCGCCCCGGAAGAACAGGCCCTGCTTCTTGACATCGCCCGCTTTCCTGATGCCATCCTTTCTGCCGCGGAAAACTATGAACCCCACCGTATCGCCAACCACCTTTATAACCTTGCCCGGGACTTCTCCACCTTTTACGACCGCATCCCGGTGCTTAACGCCGATACCGGGGAACTGCAACTCGCCCGGCTCGCCCTGGTTGAAATGACCGGCACCATCCTTAAAACCGGCCTTGGCTTACTGGGCATCGAAGTGATGGAGCGGATGTAAATCCGCCCGAAAACCCAGCCGGGAAAAGTATACTTTAAAGTATACAACTTAGAACAGGCTGATTTCTTATAACAATTTGTAATTTAAAAACTTAACTCAACTTCACCCCATTTTCCCTACCCAACCCCGGGGTAGTCTCGGGAATGGTATGGGAAATTGTTGGTCTTACCGTTTTTCAGGCACATTTTGGGCTAACTTCTCAACCCCCAATCTCTTAAGTTACCGCATCAAAAACCCCTGCCCAACCGCTCGCCGCTCTGACACCACCCGCGAACTCAAACTTTAACACCAACCGCAACTCATCTGCTAAACCCAAAACTCTGCTCAACCGCCCGGCTAAAGCTTAGTCTCCTATTACCGAATACGACAGGTTTATAATTTCAGAGTGGGTTAGCATTAGATGGGCTAAAGCGTGCCCGTCTCTTGACAATACCTTTTTTGTCGGTATAGTTATCTTGACCAGAAAAAAGGCTAAAAGGGTTCTGGCCCCGGATTGTTCCATCGAGAGAAGGGCTTTCCGGACGGTTAATTTCTCTCAAAAGGAGGTATCGTGTTCTACAAAAAAGTAGTAAAAGTGGGCGTCCTGCTCGGGATAGTTGCGGTTACAACGCTCTTCGCCGCAGAAGCTGGCGCCCTGTTCGCCTCCGGTGAAGTTAACCGGTCAAGAATCTCCCCGCTAATTACCGGCGCCTCAATGCACAAAACCATACCGATTCCACCCACGGACGACTCATCCTGGATAAAAGTCGACTCAATCCCTCTGGCACCGATTGGTGGTTCTGATGCTCTGTGCGGCTTAAAGGTTTATGGCGACACCATCTTTCTCGTCTGGAACCGGGCAGATTTACCCTATATCGTCCGAATACTCAACAGGCAGACCGGTGCGGTCATTGATTCCCTGATTGGTCATACAGTTGAATACAAGATGTCGCCGGTCAAGGTTGGTGACACCCTGTATGTGTCCGGGTTCTACCCTTCGGAGCACATCGATGTCTATTATCTGCCCACAAAAACTTACATCCGCCAGATTGGTCCTATCGGTTCTAATCGTACCCGCGGTATGGATTGGGATGGTAGCCGGCTCTGGGTCGGCGACAATTCAACTACTCCGCCACGGATTAACCTTATTGACCGGTCTGGGACAGTGCTAAAAACCTTAACCAACACCGGTGCACCGCTGGTGGGCTGGATAATGGATTTAACCCTGGACCGGATGATTCCGAATCGGCTCTGGCTCAATGACAATATCAGCGATGTTGCCTGTTACTGCGCCTTTGATACCGTTGCCAACACATTTCAGGTTCTTGCTACATTCACACCGCCCGCCGGCGTGGGTAGTACTGCAGAAGGCATCGGGTTCTATGGTCCGGACAACGGTTATGGCTACTGCTACACGAACTCGGCTTATGTCCTCTGGGCTTACAAGATGCTTGTCCATAGCCCGTCCGGAACAAACGACATTGGTGTCAGTTCCATAAAATCTCCCACTTCCATAGTTGACCCGAATACCACCATCACCCCAATCGCCCGCATCACCAACTTTGGCACCGCACCGCAGAGTAACTTCCCGGTCACCTGCTGGATTGATTCGGCTGGAACCCGCATCTACACCGCAAACTACACCTACACTCAAATTCTTGCTCCTGGTGCCACCGATTCGGTCTCCTTTTCTCCTAACTGGACCGCAGGTCCGGCAGGAACAAACTACTCCATAAAAATGTTCACCAACCTTTCAAACGACGAAAACCGTATCAATGACACCGCCCGTCTCACCTCAACAACCTTCTTAATCCGGGACACGCTGGTTGCTCCCTTTGCCATTGTTACCCCGACGCTCGACGGCAATATCCAGAATGCCGAATGGTCTGACGCCCTGAAGTGGGACATCTCCGATGTATTGAATATGCAGGGCAGCGGTGCGCGCCCCGCCGGTAGTTGCTATCTATATGTGAAACACGATTCCAGCAAAGTTTACTGGGCGCTTGACCTTAAAGCCAAAACCACGATTGAAGACTACGACCAGTTTGGCTGTTACCTTGACGAAAACCTGTCCCGAACCTGGGCAGTTGACTCATCTGAAGGCAACCACTGGTTTGTCTGGATAACCGGTGACACCGTCATCTACCGTGCCTTGATTGGACCGGGAAACCTTCCCAGCAACTACTGGCAGCGCTGGCAAAGCGGAAACGGCATATCCCGGGCAGGCACCGCTTCTGGCAACCTGCAGTTCGAGGCGGCGGTCCAAAAAGGAACTCTGAAATGGAACTACAACATAAATCAGACCTGTGACACCGTCGGGTTCTATGTTTACGCTGCTGCCGCTGGCAGCATCTACTGGGCAACCTGGCCCACCCGCATGCCCGGCGCCGAATGGAACAATGCCGCAAGATATGGCACCCTGATATTCAGCCCGGACCAAGTTGGTGTTGCCGAAGAGAAGCGTATGCCAATAAGTGATTTGCGGTTCGCAAATCCGTTGCGGCTCCCGCTTGTTATCCATACCGGACAGCGTCTTGAGGTTTACGACATCTCGGGCAAACTGGTAAAAGATATAACCCAAGCCAGGGGTGGCAGCATAACCTGGGATGGTAGAGATAAAACCGGCAAGCCGGTTTCCTCTGGGATCTACTTTATTAAACTGTTCCGCAACAATAACACCACCCAGACCAAAGCGGTTATACTGCGCTAAGTTAAAGAGAAAGGATGGGCGGGGAGTTATTCTCCCCGCCCCTTTTGCACCCGGAATCGTTAATTCAAGGTCTAACAGTTATGAAACAGGTTTATTTTGACCACGCCTCAGCGAGCCCGGTTTTGCCTGAAGCGCTGGAAGCGATGCTCCCCTTCCTGAAAGAGGAGTTTGGTAATCCCCAGAGTTTTCATCAGTATAGCAAAAAGTCAAAGGAGGCGGTTGAACACGCCCGGCAGCAGGTTGCCCGCCTGATTAACGCACCACCCGAATCCATCATCTTTACCGCCAGCGCCTCCGAGAGTAACAATCTTGCAATCAAAGGTTTTGCCCTTGCCAACAAATCCCGGGGCAATCACATTGTGATATCGGCGATTGAACACTTCTCGGTTCTTGAGCCGGTGAAGACCCTGAAGCGGCTCGGGTTTGACTATACAATTCTACCGGTTGACCGGTTCGGAATGGTTGATATCGATGCACTGAAGAAGGCGCTCCGCAAGGAAACCATCCTTGTCACAATAATGCACGCCAACAACGAAATCGGCACCATTGAACCGCTCAAAGAGATTGTTGCGCTATGCCACGAGCAAAACATATTGGTCCATTCGGACGGCACTGCGCTGCTGGGCAGACTGCCGGTTGATGTAACCGACCTCGGGGTTGATGCCTATTCGTTTTCGGCTCAGTCGTTTTACGGTCCGAAAGGTGCTGCCGCGCTCTATTTGAAACCGGGTAAAAGGCTTGTGCCTTTGATTGAAGGCGGGATTCAGGAAAAAGGACGCCGGGCAGGAACTGAGAATGTTCCGGCAATTGTTGGTATGGGAAAAGCAGCCGAAATCTGCCAGCACCAGGTCAACCAGTGGTCGCAAAAGATGCAGGCGCTTGCCCGTCGCATTGTCACCGAACTGCCCCAAAAGGTTGAGCGGATTGTTTTTACGGGTCATCCGGAAAAAAGGCTACCGGGCCATATCAGCCTCTGTGTTGAGTTTGTTGAGGGTGAAGCGATGCTTTTATCTCTTGATGACCAGGGCATCGCTGCCGCATCCGGCTCTGCTTGCACCGCCCGCACCCTGAAGGCATCCCATGTCCTTTTAGCGATTGGCTTGCCCCATGCTATCGCCCAGTCTTCGCTCGTGCTCACACTGGGTAAAGACAACACCGATGATGATGTTGATTACTTTTTAGCAAAATTCCCGCCGATTGTTGAGCGGTTGCGTTCCTTTTCACCCCTTTACGCCCGTTATCTTAAAGGCGAAGACCCGTACCAGTTTGGCACCGTTGATGAAGAACACCAAACTGGACACGAGCCCGAACATAGGGAAAATATAGAAGAAGGATAATTATGTATTCAGAAAAGGTAATGGACCACTTTCGTAACCCCCGCAATGTCGGGGAGATTGAAAATCCCGATGGCGTTGGAGAAGTTGGCAACCCGGTATGCGGTGATATGATGACCTTTTACATCAAGGTTGAAAACGGGATTCTTACCGATGTGAAATTCAAAACCTTTGGCTGTGGTGCCGCTATTGCGGTCTCGTCAATGGTCAGCGAAATGGCGAAGGGTAAGACAATTGAGGAGGCGCTGAAGATTACCAACGAGGCGGTTGCTGCCGAACTGGGCGGTTTGCCACCCAATAAACTCCACTGCTCCAACCTCGGTGCTGATGCGCTCCACGCCGCAATCCAGGACTACCTGCGCAAGTCCAGATGTAGTCCCGAATCCGAAAAACCAAAGGGGGAAAAATGAAAGCCAGGCGCACAACGGGCTGTCGCTGCCCCTATTGCGACCAGCCGCTTCTTGAAGAAGAAAATTTCTGTAAACCGTGCGGCGCACAGATTGTTTACTGCCCGGACTGCAATCAACCATTGCCGCAGGGTGCTCGCACCTGCCCGGAATGCGGCAAAGAGATAAAAGAAAATCAAGGGAGGAAAAGATGAACCTGACTCGGGTCGCCGGAACCAACAAAAAACACCGGGTAACGCTATTTGCCCTTTCCACCTGCGGCTGGTGCCGCCGTGCCAAAGATTTGTTAAACAGCCACAACATTGAATACGAGTACATTGATGTTGACCTCTGTGTCGGAAAGGAACGGGAGGAGGTGGTAAATCATGTTCAGCAAATCAACCCCCGGGTCTCATTTCCGACGATTCAGATTGACGACGCGGTCGTGGTCGGTTTTGACGAAGAAAGGATAAAAGAACTTCTTGAAATAAAATGAGCGGTGAACATTTTCCACCGGAAGTAATACAGGTCTACGAACAACTGAACAAGGAAGCCGAAGAAGGTGGCTATCACCTCAATCCCGACAAACAGTTCACTTTGAGACTGATTCAAGGGTTATTGACCAACGAAAAGCGGTTTGGCTATCGCGCCTGCCCGTGCCGCATCGCTTTCGGTGAAAAGTCCAAAGACATTGATATCATCTGCCCCTGCTATTATCGTGACTCCGACCTAGAAGAGTTTGGCGCCTGCTACTGCGCCCTTTATGTCAGCGAGGAATGGATTAATGGTAAAATACCGCACAAGTCAATTCCGGAACGTCGACCTGCGAAATTTATGATTGAAGGCTACTCAGAACCAACATCTTCAGAACAATCTGAAAAACCCTTGAACCGCCTTCCCTATCCGGTCTGGCGTTGCAAAGTTTGCGGCTACCTTTGCGCTCGACCAGAACCACCTGGCAAATGCCCGGTTTGCAAGGCAACAAAGGACCGGTTTGAACGGTTTATGTAAATTAAGAGTTATGCCGATTGTTGAAATTAGCGTTGTGCCGGTCGGAACTGGTTCCACGAGCGTCAGCCAGTATGTCCGGACCGCGCTCGAGGTTATAAAAAAGAGCGGACTCAACTACGAACTCAACCCGATGGGAACCTGTATTGAAGGCGACTGGGACAAAATCTTTGCTGTGATAAAAGAGATTCACGAAACACTCGCCGCGTTGGGCTGCACCCGTTTAGTTACCACGATTAAAATTGACGATCGGCGCGACAAATCGGTTACGATGAAAGAAAAGGTGGCCAGGGTTAAAGATTAACCCCAGCCACCTTCGCCTTCACATCTCAACCACTCTAAGCCATCCCATAATGACCCGGCAATAAACGCCACCCAATCTTCATTCGCCCTGGTTTGGTCGTATACCCAAAATGATGGCAACATCTTTACCTCTATTTACCACCCAGGCCCGACATAATAATCCTGGTCTGCTCCACACGCTCCTGATAAACCTCACTCATCGCCTCGTTATCAAACTGCACCACCTCATCTCTTTTTCCATCACTCCGATGCGACCGAAAAAGCATCACCGCGGTTACGAGCAGCCCTATTCCCACCAAGAAACCTATCAACCGACCAAATCTTGTATCCAGCATCTTACCTCCTCTCATTCGAAAAAATGTGCAGCATCTGTGCCATAATTAATAATATTAGCAAGTAATTATTTTACAATGAGTTACGAATTCAATTCCCAAAACTTGAACCAGAACTGTCTCATCTGGCGATACACTCAGAATTATGATACACATCGAATAACAACTTTAACGCTTTGAAAATATTTAACTTATATCATTGTTAACGATAATGAGACACTAATTTTCTGTAATGAAACACATTTTCGTAACAACTTCAGGCAAAACTTGACAAATGGTTAATTAATATCTATTCTTAAATAGATAATGAGCGGTTCAAAAAAGTATGCGCTTCAGGGGTTGGTTGCCCTTGGCTCTCGGCTCAGAGAGATTCGGATAAACGCTGGCATTTCTCAGATGAAGCTAGCAGAACTGCTGGGCTTAAACCCTACCCACGGTTATAAGTACATCCTCAGATTAGAAAAGGGGCTGGTACCCAATCCAACATTACGGACCATTACCGGATTCCTTGTCGCTTGTGGTGCCACCTGGAAAGACATCGCTGATGTTCTTCCCTCAATTGGAATAAATCCAGCAGCGGAGAGCAAACCCACCCCTTCCGAACCTGTGATAATTCCACCCACAAAATCTACAATAGAAGCCATTTCCTGGGGTGGGTCGCTACCCGAAGAAAGTGAGGAAAAGAAACTGTTTTCCGAACAGTTCTGGCGCCAGGTTAAAATTGCGCAGGACCATCTCTGGGACCTGCTTCGTATATCACACCAGACCGGCATCAAACGCCGGTACTACTTCACCTTTGTCCGCTCGGTCTGTGCCCTGATTACTCGATTCCGCACCGACAAGAAATCGCTGAACAGCGCGCTTGAGAAAATTTTTCTGCGGGCAACCAAACAAGGACTTGACCCTCAAATCCTCGAACAGATCAAACAGGTCTGCCTGAAAATCTTCGGCGCAGAAACCCCCGCCTGATGTTTTTTCTTTTACTCGTAATCGCAGTTAACCCTCCGGTATCTTACAACATTGATGCCCATTTCCTTCCGCGCCATTCTATGTTATCCGGCAGTGCTACGATAACCTTCCGTAATATCTCCTCTGTACCCCAGCAATCGCTTTACCTTTACCTCTACCCTAACGCCTTCCAACACCGCAAAACCCGAATGGCAACTGAACTGATTCAACAGGGCTCTTTTGAATGGGCAAGGCAACCAAAAAGGAGTCATGGTGCGCTTATCATCAAAGATGTCCGTTACAAAGATACACCGTTAAAGTTCCAAATCGACGAAACATTTATGGAAATCTTTCTGCCTTCCGCCCTTGCCCCTGAAGAGTCAATAACCTTGACGCTGTCTTTCACAATCCAAATCCCCGACTTAATACTCAATTTCGGCAGAAAGGGCGCTTTTTTTATCTTAACTCGCTGGTACCCCCAGGTCGTTGCATTTGACCGGTTCGGCTGGCACCGTGGCGACTTTCACCCGCAAGGCGCACCGCCTGGTGCCTTTGCCGACTACGAAGTCAAACTACACCTCCCGGAAAAGTGTGTTGTCGCCACAAATGGAGAGGTCTTAAATCTTTCTGACACCCTCTACTGTTTCCGGGCAGGAAACCTCACCGACTTCGCATTGGTTATCGCTCCGGACCTCATCTCTTACAACGACTCAAAATCCGCCCCCACTCTCAATATATTCTTAACCCGCAACTTCAGCACCCGTGCTCATCAAATTGTCCATCAGGTCCGTCTGATGAACACAGTCTTCACCCATTTCTTTGGCACACCTCCCTTGACGCAACTCACCATCGTTGTCGCGCCCGGCATCACTCAGACGCCCATCTCCGCTCCGGGACTCATCATCATCGGACAACAACCGCTGCCCTTTACCCGGCTCTGGGAAAAAACCCTTGCCCAGGAAATCGCCCGGCAGTTTTTTTCTTTCAACCCGGCACCGGATGCCTTTTGCGATCCGCTCCTTTCCAATGGCATCGCCGCCTATGCCGCTAACCGCTACCTTGAAACAGTTTACGGTGAAAACACCCTGCTTGACCTGCCGTTTTCTCTCCCGTTCCTCAACGGGTTGTCGGACACCTATCTCCACCGTATCTCCTTTTACCTCGCCGCCACCAACAACCTGACCACATCTTTAACCCAACCTGTCGCCAAACCGCTTGCCACCGATGCAATTGTTACCTCCCAAGCCGTCCTTTTGCTGAAATCGCTCGAAAAGGAGATAGGCACCGCCCGCATCGACTCAGCGATTCGCCGCTATCTTGAACTCAACCGCGACCTCCACCCAACAACTCCGGCTTTCATCGCATCCCTTACCCATATCGCTGGACCGGAAAAAGAGGTTATCGTAAACCGGCTTCTCAGCCAAAACGGCAAAGCCGATTTTGCCATCCGCCAGATTCGTCGTACTGACAACAACACTGAAATATCCATCGCGGCAAAGGATGCTTATCCTTTACCGGTCGAAATTAAAACCGTGTTTGCCGATGGCACATCCCGCATCGACACCATACCACTGGAAAACGGTTCTCTATCTCTCTCCCGGGAAAAGAAAATTGCCCATCTCGTCATCGACCCGCACGAAAAAATCCTTGACGCCAACCGCTGGAACAACCATTACCCCCGAAGAGTGGAAATCAAACCCATCTTTGCCCTGCCCAGTTTCGACGCCTATCAGCTATTTTATGGACCCTGGTTCTGGTTTGACAGCTATCGCGGATTTCAACCCGGAGTCTGGCTCGCCGGTAGAAAGTTGCTCGACACCGGACCATTAAAAGGCGAGCACAACTGGGTTATCCTGCAAAACTACGCCTCCCACAAATCCGACTGGCACACCGGCGTCAGCTATCAGACACCGATAATTTTTTACCCGTTTAAGTCCCGAATTTACTTCTCTGGTGACAACTCCTTTCGCGACCGGGGCGTTCGGTTGTATCTTCTTAACGACTTTGGACCGGCATTGCGTCCACCCCAGACCGAGTTTGACTTCGGCTATCGAATTTACGAGCTCCTTGACTCCTCAGGCCGTGACCCCCGTGCCTGGGAACTTGCCCGCATTGCCGAACTCCGGGCTCGCCTCGCCCATAATCTCCAATCTCCGCTTATCAACCTCAACGGTGAACTGCTTTTCAATCAG
The candidate division WOR-3 bacterium DNA segment above includes these coding regions:
- the nifU gene encoding Fe-S cluster assembly scaffold protein NifU, with amino-acid sequence MYSEKVMDHFRNPRNVGEIENPDGVGEVGNPVCGDMMTFYIKVENGILTDVKFKTFGCGAAIAVSSMVSEMAKGKTIEEALKITNEAVAAELGGLPPNKLHCSNLGADALHAAIQDYLRKSRCSPESEKPKGEK
- a CDS encoding glutaredoxin family protein — encoded protein: MNLTRVAGTNKKHRVTLFALSTCGWCRRAKDLLNSHNIEYEYIDVDLCVGKEREEVVNHVQQINPRVSFPTIQIDDAVVVGFDEERIKELLEIK
- a CDS encoding ferredoxin:glutaredoxin reductase codes for the protein MSGEHFPPEVIQVYEQLNKEAEEGGYHLNPDKQFTLRLIQGLLTNEKRFGYRACPCRIAFGEKSKDIDIICPCYYRDSDLEEFGACYCALYVSEEWINGKIPHKSIPERRPAKFMIEGYSEPTSSEQSEKPLNRLPYPVWRCKVCGYLCARPEPPGKCPVCKATKDRFERFM
- a CDS encoding MTH1187 family thiamine-binding protein, with product MPIVEISVVPVGTGSTSVSQYVRTALEVIKKSGLNYELNPMGTCIEGDWDKIFAVIKEIHETLAALGCTRLVTTIKIDDRRDKSVTMKEKVARVKD
- a CDS encoding helix-turn-helix domain-containing protein, which gives rise to MSGSKKYALQGLVALGSRLREIRINAGISQMKLAELLGLNPTHGYKYILRLEKGLVPNPTLRTITGFLVACGATWKDIADVLPSIGINPAAESKPTPSEPVIIPPTKSTIEAISWGGSLPEESEEKKLFSEQFWRQVKIAQDHLWDLLRISHQTGIKRRYYFTFVRSVCALITRFRTDKKSLNSALEKIFLRATKQGLDPQILEQIKQVCLKIFGAETPA